A window of Glycine soja cultivar W05 chromosome 13, ASM419377v2, whole genome shotgun sequence genomic DNA:
taatcaagttttgtaataaatacatgttttaaaatagataaattgtattttagatttaagataaattagttcatatttatgataaacactttatattatgatataaggttatttgtaattaatgataattacttttaaaaatataaatattaattgaaaattaagattaaaataataaattgaaagagacaagaaattaaaaaatttcaaaaaagacTCTTATTCATGAAAATTCTTAGAACCACTATCGTTGAAAAATAGTTTCTAAAAGCACTCTCAATGGAGATAGCTATTCTAATTTTAGGTATAGAATATTAttgatgttttttaaaaaatatattaaaatttaatttaaaaataagtaagaaaaataataaattaaaaaaatggtaaaaaaaaatctaaataatgttttttgttttaaaaaattcctATAAATATTCCCGTGAAATAATGATCTATGTATATTATTCTCATTTGTCCGCATTTCATTAAacaattttatccttaaatcatttcttaagtttttttaaattgttcttCTAAAATTTATGTTAACTTTCTATTACttctatattattaatttgttattctgtcacttttttttaataattatatttaacttctgatttttttcttttattattattttaaaaatttagagaaGCAGGTCTCTTTCCCTAGTTTCTAATAATGTTGTTATTCAAAATAGTCAGtttaatatttacatataattttttaaaatatattttcatcttatttttaataaaaatataaatatttatttatcagttctttaatcaatattCTTAACAAGCCTAATGAATAAAATGTTATTGATAATGCgagaaaattcattaaatatcaTTTCTTTTACTAAACTTGTATTTTAGTTCCTATACTATATAggataaacttttatttttatgcaattaaaatttaaataaatatttttttaaatatataaattattataatttaaatttacaacaaatatttaaattataatataacgtTATTTTAACagttgataaattatttaaagaaatattaaaatttaatttatacataaataaataaataaagtgtaTATTTGTTAAACCATTTCaactaatttataataaataaatgcatattatattaaattaatctttaCAACCATAAAAACGTCATTTTAATcttcaagaaaataaacaaatccCAGATATTTGAACTTTCATTTATGGAACTGAAATAACCATTATTTAACCATGCATATAATTAAGATAACtatcatttaataattcaaaCGATCAAAATAGCAAATCTCACACGTTTAATAGATACCTAACATTTGATGACGAAACGATTCCACTATTCCTCGAGGTATAGAAAAAGGGTTTATAAATAGATCCActtattacttaaaatataataataaattcgtagttaaacattaaattaatcGCGAAAAAGGGTTCCGTGGGGTATAAATAAGAGTGTTTTGGGAAGAAGAGACTCTGcaatcatcataatcatcattgttgGCTATTCATTCATTCGTGTTCCTCAGGAGAGAGAGGGTGCGTGTGATTCGGATTCGAATTCGAATTAGGGTTTTGCGCATCGTCATCGAATTTTTCTCTTATGCAAGGAAGGTTTTCCTTCTccgatttgaatttgattgaacGAGTAGTGTTAagattatgatattttttgagAAGCTTCGTTTCTCTCCTCACTTGAGCCGCTTCATTGCCGGCATCCTCCTGTTAATCTTCTGCAATTCATTCCAGTTAGTCTCTAATTTccccattcctatacagccttAGATTCAACGTCGATCGCTACACTCTTCTCTCCGATTCGTACGATTCCGTATTCGATATTCGTTTGTTTGATTCACTCCTCCTCTCTCTCGCTTTCGATTCGTTGGTGATTGTTGCTTGAACAATTAAACATGGAACCTAATCAGCTCTTCTCCACGCATTTCCGCGATGGTTAGTGTTTTCAGCTCCTTCATTTTTCATCTCATGCAATCTAgttttattgctttatattcattaaGCTTTGATTTTTAACTGTGCTGAATGATGTGGAAGATCCATGCAGCTGATCTCATCTAGTGGATAAGgcataattgttttatttatttatttattaaatttccaATTTTATGAATagatttagtattttttgttttttcggaTTTATTAggtacttgtttttttttcaatattattggttgatttttgtctttaattttatgttttctttttatattacatattttcggttggacaaaatttagatctggTTCCAGGGGTGCTTTTGATCTTGTTCTCTGATCAGAATTAGAATTCTAGCCGAGGTGAAACTCCAGTTCTGAGTGGAAAGAACACTTGGCACTTGGAACTGGATATAAGTTTTGTGCTTTTCAATTTTATGAATAGGTGCAGTATTTTTTATAGATAGATTTTTCTTTGTTGATGTTCAGGGAATTGATAGTTTGTTTGTGTTAAAAAAGATCTGTGATGTTATGTATGAATAATGGCCTTTTTATATGATCATTGTCATGCCTATGATTGCAATCCTGGCGAGAAGGCCTGTCTCTAAAGtggttttgaaataattaaggtTTAATCAACTACAAAGTAAATGGTTACTACATAACTAGTCCATTTGTGAGTAATTGAGCAGGATGCTATATGGATCTTTGTGgccttctaatatttttttatgacatgCTTTTGATTGgtttaagcatattttaaaatgGTCTGATTCCTGTGTTGGGGATAACTCATGAAGATATCTAAGGAGTGTTCTTatctacaatatatatatatatatatatatatatatatatatatatatatataatggaatTGTTTGCGAGATTTGCAACTTTTGGGTCTTTTCAGGATCCTGTGTGTAGATATATATAAGGCAATCATTGTACTATGTTTAGTTCATTCTTGTGGCTGCAATCTTGTATATTGAGAAACATGATGAGAGAGATGTTGCCTCATGCATTGTATATTGATTCCTGTGTCCAATGATCAGGTACTATTGCCTCATGCATTGAGGGCCAACACAGAGGAGCTATCCCTTCCGTTATTGTGATTGGTGCTGGAATATCTGGACTTGCTGCAGCACGAAGTCTCCACGATGCATCATTTAAGGTGCCATATTATTATGATCAACttatcctttatttattttttctattttcattaattagGTTACCTtaaatatcttttcattctttttgctttttcttatttcattatttgattAGGTGACTGTACTGGAGTCACGAGATAGGCTTGGTGGTCGCATTCATACTGACTTCTCATTTGGTTGTCCAGTTGACATGGGAGCCTCATGGTAAGTTCAATTTTTTCtactgaaattgaatttgttgtGACATGATTTTGTTGATGAAAGATGAACAGAATTTCTTGCACtgtcttttcatgattttctaGCTTGCCTTTAATGTGGTGTCCTTTGTTTTTATTCCATACTTCTGGGTTTGGTATCATTTCAAAGTTCAAATAGGGAGATACCCCTCGATACTTAGGTAGAGCCCAATGATTATGAACTTGGTTAACTGAATTTTAAGCTAAAATCAATCCTTTCTCGTAGCATAAAGTTCTGCTCGCATTTTGTTGTTATAGAACACCATATCCAGCTTAGCTCATATTGCCCAAAGAAGAGTTACCTATAGCTCGTAGGGAATAGGGACTTTATTTGTTGATAGAGTACTGGTTTCCGAAAGATGGCTCCCTGTATGcttcttgtgttttttttacatatcttgttttttttatttgctttgttttttcaaaTCCTTGCCAAAGcttttatgcttttaaaatTAACTGCCATCTCCAGTTGTGGATGGTTACTCAAAATGCAGTTATTTGCTTGGTTCTTAGAACATAGTGGctgctctcttttttcttctcacaCTATTGAGGCTTAAGATTCGGTATGAAGTTAGGAATGTAATATGGTCATTACCACTTTCATTTATTGActtttttgtttgaatatttatttttaactttctaTTCTTCTTCCAAGGAGTTAGCTGTTCTTCATATGCTGGAAGAGAGTTTTGTAATACATAATACTTGTTGATgactttttaatactattagttCTTTCTTGATTATCTTTTCAGGCTACATGGAGTTTGTAATGAGAATCCATTGGCTCCATTGATTCGTGGCCTGGGGCTTTCATTATATCGTACCAGTGGTGATAACTCTGTCTTATATGACCATGATTTGGAAAGGTAATAATCCATCATTTATGCATTTCCATTGAGATTGATGCATTCGATGGTTTATGATGCAATcttttagaaatatattttaatagtaTTTAAACTAACCTACATGATTGGTTGCAAGTTTACCAAAATGGTCACTCTTTGTAGGCCTTAACCTTTTCTCTATACATGGAGTGATTATAAATCACCAATGTTGAAAAGTAAtttattgttgaaaaaaaagatgaatgtATTACAGAGATGAATACCTGCAGAGCTAAGCGTCTGACCCGCTACTAACTGAAATCTCCAAAAAAGTGACTCCTCCCACCCTCCCCACTCCTTCTCCCTTTACAAATGAGTGTAACTAATTCACACCTCAATTTCTCTTTATGCCCTCATGctcgtattattttttatttcttctgctgcatcttccaaAGTCGTGGCCCATAACTAATTTGAACTGGGCTAGGTAATTTGTGAAGCCTGACTTTGTCTCATGAAAATGAAGtattaatttacatatatgATTTACTGTTGTGTTTGAAACGATAAAATATTTGGGTCTTTTGTAATTCTACTAGTAGTGTTTTATATAGTAActgcatttttgtttttccagTTATATGCTTTTTAACATTGATGGTAAGCAAGTTCCACAACAGATGGTCATTGAAGTTGGAGACATCTTTAAGAAAATTCTGGAAGAGGTAAGACCTTTTCACTTTGCAGCATATGATGTGGTGTTTTTCAATCATAAATGCAATTCTAATTATCTTAATCTTGAATCTAATAACCTGATGACTACAGACAGGGAAGGTGAGGGATGAGCATACCGAGGACATTTCAGTTTCCCAAGCTATTTCAATTGTGCTAGATAGGCACCCAGAACTAAggtatttaattgagaagagaaTATTATGTGCAAACGTTGAGGCCTTAAGTTCCAATATAGTGCTGTAATTGACAAAGTTTTTCTGCAGGCAACAAGGACTTGCCCATGAAGTGCTACAATGGTTTATATGCAGAATGGAAGCTTGGTTTGCTGCTGATGCAGATATGATTTCACTGAAAACCTGGGATCAGGCAAGTGCCAATCTAAGTTGAAGGATATAAGATATCCTTTTGCCTCTAAACTACAACAAATGCTTCCATGTTTTATACATGATTTCATTCACAAACCTTAATTTGCCACCATTTCCTTGGGTTATTGTTGATATAAATGATGAAATCTTGGGATGAGTATTGTAAGCAGAAATCTAGAAATTGCTAACTTACATAAAAAGGTCAATGTATTGTttcattttgattattatatactctatattaaaattcatcaataattgttaattaatattactAATAATTTGCATTTTTAGAGATAAGCTACTTGACAATCTTGATTTGACATTAGTTtcccatgataaaaaaatttcacttgTGTCATAGGTATAGCTATAGGGGGAAGGCATTTGTTGCCTCTTTGTTTTGTCATTAGGTTATTTCTCTAGTTTAAGTTGACAAAAAGGAGACGAAGGATTTTCCCAGAgtgattaaatttttattgttgtatTCTATATTCTATATGAGGAAGATCAACTCAGCATTATTTAATAACCCAAATTAATGCTTACATTAAGGTTTCTGATTATAGGAACATGTCCTGTCTGGTGGTCATGGACTCATGGTGCAAGGATATGATCCAATCATAAAAGTTCTTGCAAAAGATATTGACATATGCTTGAACCAAAGGTAATTCCGGCTAGATCTAGTACATGACTTAACTACTTAGTCATTTTTCATGATTTATGACAGAATATGCAATAAATAGAGaaacaaaggagaaaaataagttgattaCATGTATGGATCccaaaggaattttttttttttgttaaaattagttttctGTTAATTAGAAATCTGTTTTCAAAATCTATACCCCTAGTCtttttcatagttttttttttaaaaaaagatatggACAGACACCTCCAGCTGTAACAATGTTCCATAATTAATTCCAACTTAATTTAAGCCAATCTCATCTTGCTGTAACTTTAGAGTTGACCAGCAGGTGGTTactacaaaaatttgaacccATAAAAGTGTGGATTTATTTAATTGTGTTACTTTAAAATAAGAATAGTTCCGTAATGTTTTCCTTTATCTGATTTTGATCCTATTTATGAAATCTCATAATGTAGGGTGAAAAAGATATCTAGTGGTTACAACAAGGTAATGGTCACGGTTGAGGATGGCAGGAACTTTGTTGCTGATGCTGCTATCATAACTGTTCCTATTGGAATCCTAAAAGccaatttaattcaatttgaaCCAAAACTTCCTGATTGGAAGGTTTCAGCAATTTCAGACCTTGGTGTGGGCAATGAAAATAAGATTGCCCTAAGATTTGACAAAGTATTTTGGCCTAATGTAGAACTCTTGGGCACTGTTGCTCCGACCTCTTATACCTGTGGCTATTTTCTCAATCTTCACAAAGCAACAGGCCATCCTGTTCTTGTCTACATGGTAGCTGGAAGGTTCGCTTATGACATTGAGAAGCTATCTGATGAAGCAGCCGCAAATTTTGTAATGCAACAGCTCAAGAAGATGTTTCCAAATGCTTCTAAGCCAGTAAGTCCACCTCTAATGTTGTCCTCATAGATTGCTCATCATCTACTAAAAGTTCGCTTTCTCTAGTGTCTGCATCCTATTTGAGGAGCCTAACATCTTTATTTGTTGGACTTTTAGGTTCAGTATCTTGTGTCTCGATGGGGAACGGATCCAAACTCTCTTGGATGTTACTCGTATGATTTAGTTGGAAAACCACTCGATGTGTATGACAAGCTTCGTGCACCTTTGGGCAATCTATTCTTTGGGGGAGAAGCTGTA
This region includes:
- the LOC114382235 gene encoding probable polyamine oxidase 4 — translated: MEPNQLFSTHFRDGTIASCIEGQHRGAIPSVIVIGAGISGLAAARSLHDASFKVTVLESRDRLGGRIHTDFSFGCPVDMGASWLHGVCNENPLAPLIRGLGLSLYRTSGDNSVLYDHDLESYMLFNIDGKQVPQQMVIEVGDIFKKILEETGKVRDEHTEDISVSQAISIVLDRHPELRQQGLAHEVLQWFICRMEAWFAADADMISLKTWDQEHVLSGGHGLMVQGYDPIIKVLAKDIDICLNQRVKKISSGYNKVMVTVEDGRNFVADAAIITVPIGILKANLIQFEPKLPDWKVSAISDLGVGNENKIALRFDKVFWPNVELLGTVAPTSYTCGYFLNLHKATGHPVLVYMVAGRFAYDIEKLSDEAAANFVMQQLKKMFPNASKPVQYLVSRWGTDPNSLGCYSYDLVGKPLDVYDKLRAPLGNLFFGGEAVSLDNQGSVHGAYSAGVMAAENCETYLLEKLGHAEKLSLASVRHEMLETLIPLQISRM